The following proteins are encoded in a genomic region of Henckelia pumila isolate YLH828 unplaced genomic scaffold, ASM3356847v2 CTG_298:::fragment_3, whole genome shotgun sequence:
- the LOC140870942 gene encoding indole-3-pyruvate monooxygenase YUCCA6-like: MDDYNLREIAWKTAHDPCKDIDLGSSSLIKWVNPGPVIVGAGPSGLAAAACLKEKGVPCLVLERSKCIASLWQLKTYDRLKLHLPKQFCELPLMSFPEDYPTYPTKQQFIEYLESYAKRFEIRPVFNQKVVSAELDGHFWRVKTATSEGGVVEYSEYMCRWLIVATGENAEAVVPPVQGLAEFGGVVVHTSGYKNGGVYRGKKVLVVGCGNSGMEVCLDLCNHGATPSLVVRDKVHILPQEMLGRSTFGLSMWLLKWFPLNLVDRFLLIVSWLLLGDTSRLGLDRPRLGPLELKNLSGKTPVLDVGTLDKIKSGDIKVCPGVRRLSQKSVEFVDGRIQNFDAIILATGYKSNVPFWLKGSEMFSNKDGLPKRPFPNGWKGEHGLYSVGFTKRGLLGASMDAKNIANDIEKCWREGEKNHSPVSWPHS; the protein is encoded by the exons ATGGATGATTATAACTTGAGAGAAATAGCGTGGAAAACAGCTCATGATCCTTGTAAAGATATTGATCTTGGAAGCAGCAGCTTGATCAAATGGGTTAATCCAGGCCCTGTGATAGTGGGTGCCGGGCCTTCGGGCCTGGCGGCGGCGGCTTGTTTGAAGGAAAAAGGAGTGCCATGCCTAGTGCTGGAGAGATCCAAGTGTATAGCATCTTTATGGCAACTGAAAACATACGATCGGCTAAAACTCCATTTACCTAAGCAATTCTGCGAGCTTCCACTGATGAGTTTCCCAGAAGATTACCCCACTTACCCTACAAAACAGCAGTTCATCGAGTACTTGGAATCCTACGCGAAAAGGTTCGAAATCAGGCCGGTATTCAATCAGAAGGTGGTGAGTGCGGAGTTGGATGGGCACTTTTGGAGGGTGAAAACAGCGACGTCAGAAGGAGGAGTAGTGGAGTACTCCGAATACATGTGCCGGTGGCTGATAGTGGCCACGGGGGAGAATGCGGAAGCGGTGGTGCCGCCGGTCCAAGGGTTGGCGGAGTTTGGCGGAGTTGTGGTGCACACGAGCGGGTACAAAAATGGAGGGGTTTACAGAGGGAAGAAAGTGCTTGTTGTTGGTTGTGGGAATTCAGGAATGGAAGTTTGTTTGGATCTGTGTAATCATGGTGCCACCCCTTCACTTGTTGTTAGAGATAAA GTGCACATTCTACCACAAGAAATGCTAGGAAGATCAACTTTTGGGCTGTCCATGTGGTTACTGAAGTGGTTTCCCCTAAACCTAGTCGACCGGTTTCTACTAATTGTTTCATGGCTCCTACTCGGTGATACGAGCCGGTTGGGGCTGGACCGGCCTCGGCTGGGCCCACTCGAGCTAAAGAACCTCTCAGGAAAGACACCGGTGTTGGATGTTGGAACCCTTGACAAGATTAAAAGTGGAGACATTAAG GTGTGCCCCGGCGTTCGGAGACTAAGCCAAAAATCAGTAGAATTTGTTGATGGAAGAATACAAAATTTTGATGCAATAATATTAGCAACTGGTTACAAAAGCAATGTACCATTTTGGCTAAAG GGAAGTGAGATGTTTTCGAATAAAGATGGCCTCCCAAAAAGGCCATTTCCAAATGGCTGGAAAGGCGAACATGGGCTATACTCGGTGGGATTCACCAAACGGGGCCTTCTCGGGGCGTCCATGGATGCCAAAAACATAGCAAATGACATAGAAAAATGTTGGAGAGAAGGTGAAAAGAACCATTCACCCGTTTCTTGGCCCCATTCCTAG